ACGTCTCCCGGTCGTCCACGGTGATCGCACAGTACAGTTCCACACCTTTGGCGTACATCGCGGTCCGCAGCAGGGGCATGTAGTTTTCCCAGCAGATGACCGACCCGACCTTACCCAGCGGTGTATCAATGACAGGCAGGGTGGACCCGTCTCCGGTCCCCCAGACCACCCGCTCCAGTGCCGTTGGCACCAGCTTCCGGTGCGTGCCGAGGAGAGCGCCGTCGGGTCCGAACGTGAGCGCCGAGCAGTACAGAGTGCCGCCCTTCCGCTCGATCACCCCGACGACAAGGTACGTGGCGTGCTGCCTGGCAATGGAGCCGATCCGCTCGGTTGCCGGTCCCGGCACATCAATGGCGCTCTCGAAGTAGCGGCGGAAGTCGTCCCGACCCTCGGGCGTCCGCACGCCGAGGCTGACCCCGAAGTCGTACCCCTTCGGGTAGCCGCCGACGAACGCCTCCGGGAACACAACGAGTTCGGCCTTCTTCCGGGCGGCGTCGGCCGTCAGGTCGGCGAGTTTATCGAGCGTCCGGGGCGTGTCGAACAGCACCGGGGCCGACTGCACGACCGCCACACGAACAGTGCGAGCGGCACGAGCGTCGTTCGTCATGCGTCACCCTCCTTCGGTCCGAAAAGTCACGTGCGGGTCGTGGTATAGCGGGAGCGCGATCCCCTCCGTGTGTCAGATGCGGTCGGGCCGGTCCACCGTCCGCACGTCCCGCACGTCACCCGTGTTCAGCGTCGTAGCCGGCTCGAACAGCAGGACGTGAACTTCGTCCTCGGCCACCGGTCGGTGTTCGACGCCCCTCGGGACGATCAGGAACTCGCCCTCCTCCAGCCAGACGTGGCGGTCCCGGAACTCCATGCGGAACCGGCCGCGGACAACCAGGAACAACTCGTCCTCGTGGTCGTGGTGGTGCCAGACGAACTCGCCCCGAAACTTCACCAGTTTGACGTGTTGGCCGTTCAAGTCGCCGACTACTTTCGGACTCCAGTGGTCCGAGAACAGGGCCAACTTGTCCCGCAGGTTCACCTTCTCCATGCTGACCGTCTCCGCCCGCACCGGCACCGTATTCGACCGGGGATAAGATAGTCGAAGGTTGTTCGGCAGTCCGGGCGGCGGTCGTTGTCAACGGTTCGGGCCGCGACCAGCGGGCGGAAGAGACGGTCGAGCAGTGACCAAGAAGGGTATCCCGATAAGGAGATCGAGGACGTTTTCGCCGGCGGGTCCGTCGAACCGGCCCGGTTCGACTCGAACGACCTCAGATTTAGCGGTGGCAGGTGTCGACA
The Gemmata palustris DNA segment above includes these coding regions:
- a CDS encoding cupin domain-containing protein, translated to MEKVNLRDKLALFSDHWSPKVVGDLNGQHVKLVKFRGEFVWHHHDHEDELFLVVRGRFRMEFRDRHVWLEEGEFLIVPRGVEHRPVAEDEVHVLLFEPATTLNTGDVRDVRTVDRPDRI